In Pristis pectinata isolate sPriPec2 chromosome 2, sPriPec2.1.pri, whole genome shotgun sequence, the sequence ACAGTTATGCCAAATGACCATCCACCTATAAAAACCTTTTATGAGAAACATGCATCACAGAATGTGAACTTATTGGGTAAATCACATCCATACAATCCTCTATGGGCTCAACTTGGTAAGTATGGCTCACTTCTTGGAGAATATCCCATTGTTATATCTATTTCTCCCCATCCTCTCTCTatcctaaaactaacttgttttctttttttttgtactaatatcttttgaaatgcatttggcccatattctgctaaatctttcctatccatgtacctgttcaaatgtctttttaaatgttgtaattatacccacctctaacacttcctctggcagctagttccatatgcacaccaccctctgtattttttaaaaagttgctccTTGGATCCCTCTGGCTATCATGTGAATTGTTTGAGGGTATAAGCTGACAGTGCATTGCAAAGTGGACCTGGGGAGGTTTCTTTTATGAAAGGAACAGTGGGAGTGAGGTAAATGGGAGCAGAGACAAATGCTGATCTGTTGTGTAGGAATTAATATTTTCAGATTGATTTTGAGTGAACAGCACCTAGCACCTTTTAAAGCTTCATTCATTTAGTGCTTTTCCAAGATTTCAAAGAACTTGCGTTTACTTTAGTCCTTTTCACATCCTTGTAACGTCGCAAAGTAATTCACAGCCAGCAAAATATTGCCAGTTATGCAGACTACAGAGTTACAAATTATGTATAAACATTAATGAGATAAACTAACTGTAATCTGttcagttgagggataaatgttggcggGAACACTTCCTTTTACATGGTGCCTGGcatgtttatttttcaaaagaccatatctgaattttaaaagtatttaagaATTCTTGTTTTTCTATATAAAACTGTTGCTAATTCTTTTTCCCTGTTAAGGCGATTTGTATGGAGCAATTGGCTCACCAGTGAGGCTCACCAGGACTGTGGTGGTTGGGAAGCGTAAAGATCTCGTTCAGCGACTACTTTATGTCCTTAGTTACTTTATACGGTGTTCAGATCTtcaggaaaatgagatgctgtggaAGGGTAAGCTCCCAGAAAGTGAGACTGTCCAGTCGGGAACCAAGATCAGCACTATGCTTGAGAAAGGAGAAGTGGAAGAATCTGAATACGTAGTGGTCACTGTCCATAAGGACGACCCTGGTTTCGTGACTCCAATTCGATCTCTGACAAATATTGGGAAACGAAACACTGCAATAAAGGACAAACACACTAGTGTAGATTTAGGACTCAAACCTAGCAGCAGTGGAAATACTGAATTTGATACCTGTGATAGGTGGACCTCTGGACAGTGCTGTAAAGTTCCTTTGGTTGTGAATGAAGCAAACTTGACAATGCTGGCAGTTTAAGAGAGATCACAGTGCCAATTCAGGAAACCAAGACACAGTCACCCATGACTACGAACGGTGGTGTCGTGTGTAATGATGAGGTGCACACATTTGGACATGAGGCAGTTGGGTTGGTTGAAAGTTCTGATCGTGTGTCACTTGCCACAGTTAAGTTGGCTCCAATGAAAAAGTTTCCAGATTCCACTGCCAGTACAGGCATAAGTTGTCCAGAAAGGCCCCTTCAAAGGAGCCCATGCCTACAAGACAGAGTGATGTTTCAAATTGGCTGCTCATTTTCACCTGATTCGGACATTGAATCTAGAAGGAAGGTAGTGGAACAAAATCTTGAGCATCAAGATGGAGAAAACAAGAGTGATATTCCAATGCCAAAAGATATCGCCTTGTCAAAAACTGGTGCTATATGTCAACCTGTGTGGACCAGCCAGAGGTAACTAAGTTTGTAGAAAGGGTGGAGGCAAAGCAGCATCGCTTTTTAAGAATTCCTTCTTGTGAAAAGAGTACTAGCATCTTGGAATGTTGTACTGAGGGCAATGGCATTGAAGCAAATACACTGGAAGAAACTAACCACCCAGGTTCCTTGCAGCAGcagagcaaatgaagcagctaaCTCATCAGTATCAAGTGGACAAAACAACATGGAGATTGCTGAAAACAATGAGGACTTGTCCTAACAGGGAAACCACTTCTGTTATGGTTAACTCTAGTTCTGGTGATCAGGACTGTCCAAGACGGAGTAACATCTGACATCCCCTGTGGGGAAAATGAGGATTCTGGTAAGAAAGCTACCCTGAGGATAGATGGTGACATTCCTAGAAATGAAAGTTCTGATAGTGCTCTTGGAGATAGTGATGATGAAGAGAGATCCCATAATCCATCTAAACAAGGACCTCGAATGTTGTAGTGAGAGACGAGCTGGGGGGGCAAAGTTTGAACTTCCAACACCAAGGTAAGATCATTTATGGAGTGAAAAATTCTTTTAATGGGAGGTAGAAAATGTCACCAAAAGAGtatatttttagtttttaaatgatTATGAATAGGAGTTCTGTGTGTGCAATGTAGCTATTGAATCTGCGAAGCCTCCTGGTCTGTTGTGAGGTTCTAATCTAACTTGTGCAAGACCAGAAATATTCCAAGGTTAGGTACCCTGCTAACTACCTCCAGcgttgttttgttgttttcaaatttccagcattttcagttcctTTGATTTCTAGCAAATCTAACTTCATTGAGGTTGCTTGTGATGCGACATCTTATAAGTTCCTCTTCTACAAAGTGAATGACACACTCATACTGCGTAGACTCATAAATGGAGACTTGTGTAAGTTAATATTAGAGAGCCACATCTTTCATTCAGGAAGGGGAGTCAACCAGAAGGCAATTAGAAACATGGGTTAAGGTAATTGGCCTCTTGAGCCTTCCCATAAGTgaaattgtgtcttttttttgtcgCCAAACTTCATGTATGTGGAAAGGGCagctatatatatatctatctatatctatctatatatctatctctTGGTATTATTATTTAACAAAACATTCATTGATCTCAGATTAAAGCATTATAATCTCATAATATCAATTGCTGTTTGTTAAAGAGAATTAATTACAAACTTCCCCAAGCCTTAGTGTGCAGCATTGCTTCTAATTTTGCTCCCCAAAAGTTTGCCTCTTACTGGTTTGTGGCTAGGTCCAGATGTTTCTGACCAGAAATAGCTTTGCTCTATCTAACTTAACAGTTCCTCTTCAAATATCGAAATATTTGATAAAATCACTTAATCTTCAAATTCCTGTGAATACAGTCCTTGGGATTCCACATTTTTGTACATTTAAATTGCACTCCCTTAAGGCCAATGTATATTTCTGaatggaatgtggggaaaataggtgcttgatggttggcatggactcagtgggccaaagggcctgtttctgtgctgtacaattctgtgtaTCTATGACTAAAATTTggtcagaactgaatgcagaagTCCAAGTGTGCTCCAGCAAGGATTTCATGCTGCTGTACGTGAATTCTGTCTGCTTTTATTCTGATCCTCTAAATATCGAGGTCCCATTTCTGTTAAACTTCCGAATATATTTTGTTGCCCTTCGTGGCATTTTAATGATTCATGTACATGGACTATGAAGTCCTTTCAGATCTTCATGTGTATCAGAATACTTTCTAAAAAGATTATCCCTTGTGGTTCTAAATGAATGACCTTGTTCTGTCCTGTATTGAAATTTGCAACTGTTCCAGTGCTTTCACTTGCATAAACACATGTAGCTCAAAATGGGCTGTTGAACCAACCAGTCTATACTGATGTTTATGCTTAATAACTTGCCCCAAATTCCTCCTCTAATTCTGTAAACATAAGCCTCTATTCCCTGATAAGCTAATTAAGCTATCCTTAAGTGCACCTATACTAGTTCGTCAACTACATCATGTGATCACGTTACATGTCATCACCAAaccctgactgaagaaatttcttctgatttctAAACTTGCTGTTTTTTATTAAACACTGGGGCGAAAACCATCTGTCCCTGAAGATTGGTCTTTCTgaatgccatttttaaaaatatacaattaATTTACTTGTATTAGTCACAGTGAGCCCTCATTCCTGATTCAATATTAAGCACATATATATGTTAATCCTATAttcatcccactttattctccctataatcccatcaactcccacccaccctccctccctcccagattctacaatgTAAttagcaatttacaatggctaatttaACCTATAATCCAGCACATTTTAGGATATCGGAgttaactggagcacctgggggaaaaacctacacagtcacagggagaatatgcaaactccacaaacacaacactggaggtcaggattgaactccactCACTAGAagtgtgagacagcagctttttGAGCTGTGCCAGTGTGCTGGCACAACTGTTTTTAAACAATAATTCAAAAGCAGCAGTGGAAGTGCTGAATTTGATACCTGTGAgaggtggacttcaggaaagtaCTGTGAAATTCCTTCAGTTGTGAATAAAAGTTCTTGTTGATCAAGATTTTGAGATGCTTCACTTCACTCCCTTTTGAGCACAACCGTGAATTCAGTCATTTAATGATTGCTATCAGAAAATAAAAGTACACTTAATCTCATTCATCACTCTCTTAAATTTTACAGGCCTTGCCTCTTCCCTCCCTGCTCCCCCCAGCCGCATCAAaagtcctgtttttttttaaatacatcttTATTACAGTGAATTGTCTTGAATGCATTCAAGGATGGTGTTGTGGCATGAGCTCATCTGCTTATCCCGATTTATCTTAAAGTTTACTCTTCAATTAAAATTACTTCCCCATTGTAACCATTTTATCTAATGTCCCGATCAAGCTTGCCACTGGCCGGTGGTTCTGTAGAAAACCACAGCTATGTGCTTTGTGGTTTGGCTCATCGCAGACTTCCGTGGCTATGTGGTTAAACACAGCTAACCTCCCATTGCAGCAGCAATTACAGACAGACAACTTCTGGGTCCTGATGAACTTCATCCTGGAgtcttattaaaaaaaacaaaagtggcTACCTTGCGAAATAAATACTTAATGCTTAATAAGTCTTCTCATAGTTGAGGATTAGATGTATGTGTCCAACATGGTGGTAGGCATGTATGTATGCAAGTAACATTGTTTTCaaagtgtgttttttttcctgttgttgTCTTGCAGCATCAAAATGAACAGCAAGCCAAGTCTCAATAACTTTGGAAGATCCTTGTTTGGCGGCTACTGTTCACAGTATGTCCCAGATTTTGTGTTAcatggaattagttcagatgagAAGCTGAAGCATTGTTTAATGGCAGACTTGGCTCATGCTGTGCAGGTCAGTAATGTGATGCGTGTCACTTACTATCATCTGTCACCATTTTGTGACCAGATTTAGTTAAGAAATATAAGAAAGTAGAAATTGGCAAGTGAAAGTAACACTATTATTCACCAAAAGCCTATGTAGATCATTACTAAAGAGACAATTTTGCTTAAATCCAAACAATGAAGTAAATTTGAAACTAAATTGTGGAGGTGATACAATGTTGGCATCTGTTTTGTGCTAGTAGGTAAAAAGATGGATCAGAAATACAATCAGGGCAAAGTTCAACTTTAAAGTAAGCAAGAAATTGGATGGAAATTAAGACCATAGATTGGATTCAACTTGCACTCTAGAATCCCAACTGTATGCCAGAATGGAATGGAGCCTTCCACATCTACCATCACTTTTTCCTAGTGCATGTCAAAAATGCTGTTTTGTTGTTGATAAAATGAACTAGAGTGCTGGGAAACCTGCCAACAGGTGGTTGGTTCTGAGTCTTTAGTTCTTGCTGTTAGTTGTGGACATAGGATTTGCTCCATGGATGGGGAACTTGGTTGGATTGCCTTGGGAGCCTTTTTAGCCAGCTGCATAAATCTAGGGGCTGAAATAACTCTAAGACTTGTGTGAGCTTTCAATCAGGAGATCTGATCTTGCTGAGCATGCAAGAGTGCAGAAATGAAATTCTGCCAACTCCATTTCTGCGTATGCTCATGTAACTTATCAAATTGGCAGATAATTGAAGTTCACTTATTGGAAGAATGGAATTTTTGGGACTGCTGGTGTTTTGAGTGGACTTTAATGAGCTTAATAGTCATGCATTATGGAAAAATCATTAAATTGCTGATGTAACCTTTTTCACTTATGGTATTTTAGCATCCTGTTTTAGATGAACCCATTGCAGAAGCTGTCTGCATTATTGCAGACACAGATAAGTGGTCAGTCCAGGTGGCTACGAGCCAAAGGAAGGTGGTGGATAATAAACTAGGCAAGAGGTACTGGTCTCTAACTTTGTGTCCTGCCTGCTCCAGTCCATTCTTCAACTCTATAAACTACAGCTCCCAGCTGATTATGTAAGTACATCACTGTAAAATTGTGTCAAACATTTTTGTGCTTGAAAAGCAAAGAgctgcagatactgcaaatctgaaataaaaactaaaaatgctgggaTTATTCAGCAGGTCTGCAGTagcactgacctgaaacattactctaTTCCTTTTGCTTCTGATGAAGGTTTGAAAGATCATAGACCTGAAGCCTGAAAGAAACATAGCCATAAAGGGGCAGGAATAAACCATTCAGCCTtcaagcctgctcagccattctgTTAAATTATTATTGATCCTGTATCTTAACACTATATTCCCATGCTCTCTCCCTACCACTTGATGCTATTTGTGACTAAAACTCTTatctccttaaaaatattcagaacttTGCCATCAAAGCCTTCTGTGAGAGAAAACTCCaacaggttcatcaccctctgagtggagGAATCTCTTCTCATCGGAGTACTAAATGTCTTGGGTCATCCTGATACTGTGACCCCAAGTTCTTGTCACTtcccttccaccccacctccccggaTGGGAAAGTCCTCCTTGCCTCCAGTCTGGcgagtcctgtcagaattttgtatgttccaatcaaatcacctcttattcttctaaactctgctgCATACAGGCCttgttgacccaatctctcctcttacGATAGTCCCACCATCCCAGCAATCAGTCTGACAAACCTTTGTTGCTCTCTGTCTATGgcaggcacatccttccttgggtaaggaaatcaaaactgcacacaccgCTCCACGGGTATCACCAAgtccctgtataattgtagtaagaaaTCGGCCCCTTTACTCAAAAACCTTTGCggtgaaggccaatgtgccttATGCTtccctaactgcttgctgcacctatatgtttgctttcagtgcttGGTGTTCAAGCACAACCCAGACCCCTTTTGTACATAAACATCTCCAAAACTATTACCATttaataatactctgcctttctatttttcctatagatttgaaaaacttaccctttaaCACTGTATCTGCCACATTTTTGCCACACACTCAACTTTACTAATTGCCTTTAAGCCACTTGGCACCTACCTCTCAACTCGCAAGCTAACCTAGTTTTGTGTTATTGGTACATTCAGTTCCctcttccagatcattaatatgcATTATGAATAGCTGggtcccaagcactgatccctttggCACCCAGAACTGATTACAAATTAACAATGCAAATTCCAAAAAAATCAGTGCAAGTAATCGTTGTATAAAGTGGTCATTATGGAAAGACTAagtttgttgtttaaaaaaaattgctggaataaacttcaaataaacttttttttcttttcttgagCTTGTATTAGTTACCTCCTAATTGTAACTCACCCGTGGTGCCTTCCTTGCTGTCCGACCTGTATTCTGCCACTTTGTAAAACTgcctatgtaaatgcaagtcattgCTGCTGAAAATGAGTGGGACAAATAACTCCTTGATAGTTAACCAGCTGAAATTATCTGTGTTGAAAATTCCTATCAAGTTGATGACAAAAGTTGTACATCTGTTCTCTAATTTGTTGCATCAATATATCTGCATTTTCCACTTCAGGAAGAAATGTTTATTTCAAGAGGTATTTGCACTTTGTACACATTTAATTCAGATTTGTCCTATTAGGAACTGCGTATTTAGATAATTTACATAGAATTCTGTTTCAGTAAAATTAATTCTGGCATCCTTTTTATTGCAGTGTGTGATTCATCTTGAGGATAGACTTCAAGAGCTGTATTTCAAAAGTAAGATGCTGTCCGAATACCTCAAAGGCCACACTAGAGTCCACGTTAAAGaactgggagtggtgctggggtaAATCAAAACATTTAAACTATTCTACAGATTTGCTTGAGTCAAAAGGCTGTGTTTAGGTCCCAATCCAGACTCCAGTCACTGGAACTCAAAATTCTAGCTTGACACTCTAGCGCAGTATTGAAAGAGTGCCATGTTGTACCTTTCAGATTAAATGCTAAATTGAGCTACAAAGCTTAAATGCTACAATCACTAACTCAGGTAGctataaaaaaaatcccatggcactTTCATTTTATTGACAATCATGCAATGTCACTTTTATACAAGTTATTTCATGacgcattttgtttttttgcaaaTTTGCTTGTCTCTCACTGAAAGTAAAGTTCTTCCTTTTATGCCATAGTTACAgattatttaatgaatacttcgtTTTATGAATTAAGGTTTTATTCTGTAAATCCTTTCATTACTggtgtataataaaaaaaaaagatCTTGCACAGCTATCAGCCATGTTTCACACAGGTTTTAGTTGGATGCTTTCCAGTGCTGCTGTGTTGTAATCGCTTTGCCTCTATCCTCctcaacttttcctatctatctacctgtccaaatatttttttagTATTGTCATTGTACCTagctctaccatctcctctggcaggcaattccagataccaactactctttgtgaaaAATTTCATCCTCAGATCCTCTTGTAgtcattctccctctcaccttaaacctttgccctctagttttagattcccctaccctggggaaaaagtctgtaatctattctatctatgcccctcataattttataaagttgccccacagcctccttcactccagggaaaaacgtcccagcctatccaacctctccttgtaatgccaatccagacaacatccttgtgaacctttctgcaccctctagcttaatcacatccttcctataacatggtgaccaggaCCACCCATAATATTCCAATATTTATTCGACATttcgtacagctgtaacataacgtccccaactcttgtactccatgcTCTGACCAATGTAGGCAAGCATGCCCAAAgttgccttcaccatcctgtcgacctgtgttgccacttgcagggaactatgtacctgtactcatAGATATCTCTATTCAACAACAAACcccaggccctgccattcattgtttaTATCCTGCCTGGTTTAGCTTCCCTTAACTAACCTCAATAATGCTAACTACAATGTCAGTTTAGCCAAATGATTCCATGGAGCTTTTCCAAACACATCCTAACTTTGGATGCATGAGAGTAGAACACTAGAATATTTTCTGCTTAGATTTGCATGTGCTTTATGTTAATCCCCCATCCATGTTGCCTTCTCAGTTGGGGAATCTGTCAGCCCAAAGGATGTCTATGATCTTCCAAAGTTGGAAATTCTACACTTGTTTGAATAGTGCATGTGCTTGGTTTACAAACTTCCTTCGAAATGGTGCATTTTCTGGTGACTCAATGGAAGCCATCTTGTATACAGCATGCTGGTTTCAACTACATGACTTTTTCaagagagacaaaagagactgcagacgctagaatctggagcaacacaaagcactggaggaattcagcgggttaggcagcatctatggatgtaaatggacagttgatgttttgggttcagacccttcatctggactggaaggaaggGGGCGATGGCTAGTATAACAgcgtggagggaaggggtggagcaagagataggtgatgggtagatccaggtgaggggggtgatagacagatgaggGTGGGACtgatatcagaagctgggaggtaataggtggaagtgacaagggctgaagatggaatatgatgggagaggacagtagagcatggaataaaggaagggaggtggggagagcaaccagtgggaggagtgtgtgcatGATGGGCACATTGTGGGAAGGGCAAGAcgtgggtgatgggggccagatgaatcgaggagagagggggaaaaaaaaacttaagttttacttttcttttacagaattgAATCAAACGATTTGCCTCTCTTGGGCTGCTATAGCAAGTACTCATTCTCCATACGTTGCTCAAATACTCTTATAAGCTGAAACTTCAGAAGTAATTGTCCAGAAGGGACAAAAAGAATCGAACTGTGAGCATTGGATGGCATCAAGTTGGAAAATATTGTAATGTATATTTACAACTCTTAATCAGAATGATACAGGATTGGATCTGAAGTGTGCATTTAATATACAGTGCAAATATTCCATCACTTTTCGGACATTTTGAGACACGAGTGTCTATTGGTGAGGAATTTTAATGACTAATGTTTGGGGTTTTCTTTACTAGTTAAATTCTAAAAGTTGTTGCAATTAAAGCATGTATTTCAAGCAGAACAAAATTTTCAGAAAACAGGCCTGCTGTCATGTCATCTTGAATGCTTGCTTCTGTTGTGTTTTGACTTTTGAATCATTTCAGCAATTGCCTTAATTGGTGCATAACTGAGTGTTAGGAAAACTACAGATAGCATTCCTGTTCAGAAATGTGTACAATCACATCTATTAATTCTACATTTCTGAATCACATGGATACTGTATTGtcttgcaaaaaaaacaaagcaaaaaaaaagtagttaGAGCATTTGTTCCGTTTACATTGTACAAATAGTTTGACAAGTTCTTGTTTTGTTTGTACTCCTATTTAAAGGGACAAagaaggcattttttaaaaaaacttttatgaattatctttaaatgagtGTTTACAATGATTATAATTTTATACAAGTTAACATTCTTGTATTAATTGAGCAGCATGTTGGGACTAGTATTGATATCAGCTTTGTACAGAAAAATCACAAACTTTTATGTTTAATGGAATTGTTAGATGCATTTCTGAGTCCAGGCTGACTTCAGTAAAGAAGTCTATGATGTTGAATGACAGGAATATAAAaattggggaggggaagggaagatttgTGTTCTGGTGTGTTGTATGCATACAGTATGGACTTGGCTAGCGAGAATTACATAGAGGCTTCTTGATCAAAAATCTACCCAATGATGTAACTGCAATTTAAGAAATAGCTGGATATATCTAAGCCAGCATTGTTTCTTTGTAGAACAGGATACTGAGCTCACTGGTGCATCACATATGTGAAATAATGCTCAGAGGACTTTTGAGATGATCTCTCTCCCATTTCACTTTACTGCAAAGGACCAGCCAAATACCAAAAAAACCCTGTTTTACAAATAATAACTTTTTTGATAATTACTAGCTAGAGAAGTTTCATTGCAAGAAACACAAAGCAAAcggcaggtcagccagcatttgTGGAGGTGAAGAGaaatcaacatttctggtcaagaccctgcatcagaactcagaGGAAGACTTCTtcagagtttgttttttttgttccagattacagcatctgcaagcgcttgtgtctccagagaaatTTCATTGTTTTCTTGCAACTGTCCAAAGAAAAAATCATCTCCTTTATACTTTATGTGAAAGGCAAAGTATTGAGTGCAACATATTTTTTAGTTCTGCTCTGGCTGTGGGCAAGACTCCTACATAAACagacttttaataatttttattacAACAGATATTTAACAAACTCGAATTAATGGGAAGAATTCAATCAATTTTGAAACAAATGTTGGTGCTTTAGTTTAATGTTCACGTACGTTCAGGAGTTAAAAAGCTGGTACAGTATTTTAAGTTTTCCTTCAGGCATAATATTGTGAAAAAACTGGAGCTTTCTGGCAAATCCTTAGAAACTGGAAATGCAGCATGTTTAAGTCTACATGTTTATTCTTGGACTGTTATCGGTATCATGCCTGAACACACTGTTGCTCGATAAAGCGAAAATGGGTTTGCCCTTAAACTTTAAAGTGGTGTTTAATAAAACGTGAAAATCTGAGTACACCCGTGCTGCTGTTTGAAAGtaaaacacatttaaattttCTTGCCATGGATACTTGTAAGTTACCAATAAGAACAGCTGCAGATCCAAAATTTTGCAATCAAATAAACTTCAAAAACAAATACTGAATATATTCCAGCTGAAGTTTAACCCCATTAAAATCCCTTCTGCAGTGATGATAGGAACTGATACTTCTAATTTGAATTGTATACATTACTATGGTACATGTATGCATCAACACAGGAGGACGTTATCCGGCATGTGTTTGAACCATGTTGCGTAGGTGCCGTTTTTGTTACTTGCACAACAGGCCCATTGCTGCTATCTTGAAAACCCACTCTAGCTGCAATGGAAAGTGAAATGCATGAGGAGTCATGTCATCCCAAAATAGATTGCAACACAGACAAAGCCTGGATGAGGTTTCAGCCACTTGACTCAAAGATTAATATTGGGATTTACTGCATAAGCTGGGTGATCAGTAACCACACATTTTGATTCCTGAGCATCAGAACTCTGAGATGAAAAGGATTTTGTTCTCATTGAGtcatgcatctaaatcttgtcACCGAATCACTTTAGTGCCCCCGATACATTCTGTTTTGAATACCaacacagtttattttctttcctaATATAGATTTTTAGAGTGATTCACTTTTTCTAGAGGCATCTCAAAGCTGCTTTGAGTATAAGgcatcttttgaatattttttctctcCTCAATTTTGCACATTGAAGAGTTGGCCACTTTTTTGTGGAGAAAAATCTGGAGTCGCCTTGCTAAATTCTCAATTGTGTAagtcattttaaaagaaatttgaaataaaatagcaAGTGATGGAAAcgttcggcaggtcaggcagcattggtggaaagaggaacagttaacgtttcgggttgcagatccttcatcagaactaggaaagtgagAAAGC encodes:
- the LOC127566830 gene encoding LOW QUALITY PROTEIN: folliculin-interacting protein 2-like (The sequence of the model RefSeq protein was modified relative to this genomic sequence to represent the inferred CDS: inserted 1 base in 1 codon; deleted 1 base in 1 codon), coding for MVTFLEMKVLIVLLEIVMMKRDPIIHLNKDLECCSERRAGGAKFELPTPSIKMNSKPSLNNFGRSLFGGYCSQYVPDFVLHGISSDEKLKHCLMADLAHAVQHPVLDEPIAEAVCIIADTDKWSVQVATSQRKVVDNKLGXEVLVSNFVSCLLQSILQLYKLQLPADYCVIHLEDRLQELYFKSKMLSEYLKGHTRVHVKELGVVLGIESNDLPLLAAIASTHSPYVAQILL